The stretch of DNA TTTCTCTGAGATCGATTCCCCACAAAACACATAGAGACACCGGTAACCAGAAATCAACGCCCGATGAATCTCTCGGAACCCTTCTAATAAAAAATATGGACTATTACGCGCCCGTTGGCGCTTCAATGCAAGCGCTGCTTTAACGCGCGCGTTATTTTTTCCTATAAATTCCATTGCGCAAAGACTCCTGAAGGCAACCGTTGATCCCCCTCACCACAAAAACTTTCGCCTACACGCCACCCCTGCAAGGGAAGCATAGGAAGCGCCCTTCTAGCTAAACAGTGCAAAAACTCTGGGGTATGCCCCGGTGTATGAGAAGTAATGAGCATATGCGAAAAAGAACTAGAAAGTAGCTGTGAACACAACTCTAATAAAAAGAAAAAATCTCTCTCTATTTTAAAGGTCTCTCCATCTGGTCCTCTCCCATAGGTTGGAGGATCTAGAAGAATTATATCATAAGTTTTTCCTCTACGAATTTCTTTCTTTAGAAAGGAAAAAACATCTTCAATGATCCAAAAAATTCTTTTTTCAGAAAAAGAATTTCCCTCAACGTTTTTTTGAGCCCATTTAACAGCGGCTTTAGAAGCATCTACATGATAAACAGTAGCGCCCTGCTGTGCACAAAAAATGGAAGATGCCCCAGTATATGCAAATAAATTCAAAACTTTGCAGGAAGACTTAGATAAAGAGGGCCGTAGATCCCGCCAGAATGTAGCATGTTCAGGGAAAATTCCCACATGACCAAAAGGGGTAAGCTTTAACAAGCATCGCACTGAATCGATGGTTATCCACCACTCTTTAAGATTGTGATTACGGAATTTCCACTCACCCTTCTCCCCTACACGGATAAACTCTGCAGAATGTTGTTTCCATAAAGAAGGTTGCGTCTTTGGCCAAATCGCCGTAGCAGCAGGGCGGA from Chlamydia suis encodes:
- a CDS encoding class I SAM-dependent methyltransferase, whose translation is MMDYELLDSGDGKKLERFQDVLLIRPAATAIWPKTQPSLWKQHSAEFIRVGEKGEWKFRNHNLKEWWITIDSVRCLLKLTPFGHVGIFPEHATFWRDLRPSLSKSSCKVLNLFAYTGASSIFCAQQGATVYHVDASKAAVKWAQKNVEGNSFSEKRIFWIIEDVFSFLKKEIRRGKTYDIILLDPPTYGRGPDGETFKIERDFFFLLELCSQLLSSSFSHMLITSHTPGHTPEFLHCLARRALPMLPLQGWRVGESFCGEGDQRLPSGVFAQWNL